From a single Sphingosinicellaceae bacterium genomic region:
- a CDS encoding SDR family oxidoreductase: MDLQLKDRVIFVAGGSRGIGLGIVEALLGEGARVAFTARGEADLEATRARLADRHGADRVWTMAGDMRDSAVIDRAVERVEAEVGPLWGAVANVGLDGAPMGFDLDDETWGNGFSQNLDSAYRLARPVLRRLTARGEGSMLFISSIAGLGALGTPLTYGTAKAAMNHLSKELARLVAAQGVRVNTIAPGNIIFPGGEWERQSTGDRADNWNRWIKREVPQRRFGVPHEIGNVAAFLLSPVASFLTGTVLAVDGGQTR; the protein is encoded by the coding sequence TTGGACCTGCAACTCAAGGATCGCGTGATTTTCGTCGCGGGCGGCAGCCGCGGCATCGGGCTGGGCATCGTCGAGGCGCTGCTGGGCGAGGGCGCCAGGGTCGCCTTCACGGCGCGCGGCGAGGCCGACCTCGAGGCGACGCGCGCCCGGCTGGCGGACCGGCACGGTGCCGACCGCGTCTGGACCATGGCCGGCGACATGCGCGACTCCGCCGTCATCGACCGCGCTGTCGAGCGCGTCGAGGCCGAGGTCGGGCCGTTGTGGGGCGCGGTCGCCAACGTCGGGCTCGACGGTGCGCCGATGGGCTTCGACCTCGACGACGAGACTTGGGGCAACGGCTTCAGCCAGAACCTCGATTCCGCTTACCGGCTGGCGCGCCCGGTGCTGCGCCGCCTGACTGCGCGCGGCGAGGGCTCGATGCTGTTCATCAGCTCGATCGCCGGCCTCGGCGCGCTCGGCACACCGCTGACCTACGGTACCGCCAAGGCCGCGATGAACCACCTGTCGAAGGAATTGGCGCGCCTCGTTGCGGCCCAGGGCGTCCGGGTCAACACCATCGCGCCGGGCAACATCATCTTCCCGGGCGGCGAGTGGGAGCGCCAGTCGACCGGCGACCGCGCCGACAACTGGAACCGCTGGATCAAGCGCGAGGTGCCGCAGCGCCGCTTCGGCGTCCCACACGAGATCGGCAACGTCGCGGCGTTCCTGCTCAGCCCGGTCGCAAGTTTCCTGACCGGGACGGTGCTCGCGGTCGATGGTGGCCAGACGCGTTGA
- a CDS encoding PEPxxWA-CTERM sorting domain-containing protein: MRTFNRVLLQVGTLLATTVPAGAVTYTSTPGAPDPGPSAGQSIIVDFNGALPGGYGLSGDYDFATGTSTVTAAPAGDGTRYLFTSPLKGTGIATLTTLDLSSVSFYWGSIDNYNAVDVLGAGGVSLLTLAGADFSPANGGRGSAATNQRVFFTAGAGEVITGLRFHATGIAYEIDDIAGILASGDNQSAVPEPATWALTIMGFGMVGVGARRRRGAARQQLAA, encoded by the coding sequence ATGCGAACGTTCAACAGGGTATTACTTCAGGTCGGTACGTTGCTTGCAACCACTGTACCTGCAGGCGCCGTGACTTACACATCGACACCTGGCGCACCTGATCCAGGTCCTTCAGCCGGTCAATCTATCATTGTCGACTTCAACGGTGCGCTGCCAGGCGGCTACGGCCTCAGCGGTGACTATGATTTTGCGACCGGAACATCGACGGTGACGGCGGCTCCAGCCGGTGACGGGACGCGATACTTGTTCACGTCGCCGCTGAAGGGCACTGGCATTGCTACGTTGACGACGCTCGATCTGTCGAGCGTCAGTTTTTACTGGGGCTCGATCGACAACTACAACGCCGTCGACGTTCTGGGTGCCGGGGGTGTCAGTCTTCTGACCTTGGCCGGTGCCGACTTCTCTCCGGCCAACGGCGGCCGGGGCAGCGCAGCCACCAACCAGCGCGTGTTCTTCACCGCTGGGGCAGGCGAAGTGATCACCGGGCTGCGCTTCCACGCCACCGGCATCGCCTACGAAATCGACGATATCGCCGGCATCCTTGCCAGCGGCGACAACCAGTCGGCGGTTCCCGAGCCGGCAACCTGGGCCCTGACGATCATGGGCTTCGGTATGGTAGGTGTCGGCGCTCGTCGCCGCCGTGGCGCTGCACGTCAGCAGCTAGCGGCCTAA
- a CDS encoding PEPxxWA-CTERM sorting domain-containing protein produces the protein MCDGAQVCFGDPRNSGGITGRSAFRAPTANLEPVIGQACGIASISFSVVPSDSPLPTTPPVLPPVVYALPEPSTWAMLIVGFGLSGAVMRRRQVGSLRLA, from the coding sequence ATGTGCGACGGTGCGCAGGTCTGTTTCGGCGACCCGCGCAACAGCGGCGGCATTACCGGTCGATCGGCTTTCCGTGCTCCTACGGCCAATCTGGAGCCGGTAATTGGGCAAGCCTGCGGCATTGCCTCGATTTCGTTCTCGGTCGTCCCCAGCGACTCGCCGCTGCCGACGACGCCCCCGGTCCTGCCGCCGGTCGTCTATGCGCTGCCCGAGCCGTCGACCTGGGCGATGCTGATCGTCGGCTTCGGACTGAGCGGTGCTGTCATGCGGCGCCGGCAGGTGGGCTCGCTGCGCCTGGCGTAA
- a CDS encoding PepSY domain-containing protein, whose product MTGRTVRGWALVHKWASVVSTAFLLMLCLTGLPLIFHDEIDAATGQEAVLPKIAGPSLGLDALVARGLATRPREVALYLSFDTHRPVVNLTTAIRTDAPADAMHFMSLDRRTGQVLPATGGGVTAFLLELHTDMFTGLPGKLFLGAMGMLFVAAIVSGVVLYAPFMRKLDFGTVRAERGPRTRWLDLHNLLGVVTVAWAMVVGLTGAINSFAEPLTDVWKADQLAAMTAPYTHAPPVTRLGSVDAAVATALQAAPHMRPQFVAFPGVSFSSRHHYAVFMQGATPLTAKLLVPALIDARTGALTAMQPMPWYMQGLLLSQPLHFGDYGGLPMKILWALLDGVTVVVLGSGLYLWLGRRRPAVARQGPRPMLRAEPAE is encoded by the coding sequence GTGACCGGGCGAACGGTCCGGGGCTGGGCCTTGGTCCACAAGTGGGCCAGCGTCGTGTCGACGGCATTCCTGCTGATGCTGTGCCTGACCGGCCTGCCGCTCATCTTCCACGACGAGATCGACGCGGCGACCGGGCAGGAAGCCGTGCTGCCCAAAATTGCCGGACCGTCGCTCGGCCTCGATGCGCTGGTCGCCCGCGGGCTCGCGACGCGCCCGCGCGAGGTCGCGCTGTATCTGAGCTTCGACACCCACCGGCCGGTGGTCAACCTGACCACGGCGATCCGCACCGACGCACCAGCGGACGCAATGCACTTCATGTCGCTCGACCGGCGCACCGGGCAGGTCCTGCCGGCGACCGGTGGCGGCGTCACGGCGTTCCTGCTCGAGTTGCACACCGACATGTTCACCGGGCTGCCGGGCAAGCTGTTCCTAGGCGCGATGGGGATGCTGTTCGTCGCCGCGATCGTGTCCGGCGTGGTGCTGTATGCGCCGTTCATGCGGAAGCTGGATTTTGGCACCGTGCGCGCCGAGCGCGGGCCGCGCACCCGCTGGCTCGACCTGCATAACCTCCTCGGCGTGGTCACCGTAGCGTGGGCGATGGTCGTCGGGCTGACCGGGGCGATCAACAGCTTCGCCGAGCCGCTGACCGACGTCTGGAAGGCGGATCAGCTCGCGGCGATGACCGCGCCCTACACCCACGCGCCGCCGGTCACGCGGTTGGGATCGGTCGACGCCGCGGTCGCGACTGCCTTGCAAGCCGCGCCTCATATGCGCCCGCAGTTCGTCGCCTTCCCCGGCGTCAGCTTCAGCAGCCGGCATCACTATGCGGTCTTCATGCAAGGCGCGACACCGCTGACTGCCAAGCTGCTGGTACCGGCGCTGATCGATGCGCGCACCGGCGCACTCACCGCGATGCAGCCGATGCCGTGGTACATGCAGGGCCTGTTGCTGTCGCAACCGCTGCACTTCGGCGACTACGGCGGACTGCCGATGAAAATCCTGTGGGCGCTGCTCGACGGTGTCACGGTCGTCGTGCTTGGCAGCGGGCTCTACCTGTGGCTCGGACGCCGGCGTCCTGCGGTTGCAAGGCAAGGCCCCCGCCCGATGCTTCGCGCCGAGCCGGCAGAATGA
- a CDS encoding TonB-dependent siderophore receptor, producing MQTATADEMIVVTAPHYVPDASVSANKDNIPLIETPQSVSVISRDQIDLLAFVDAQQAVRYTAGVFGENYGPDLRFDFLTVRGFTPKQYIDGLAAPISTSIYSVGVDLYAFDSFEILKGPASVLYGNAPPGGIYNQISRRASADFGGEISAKYGTDDYKQVAGTVTGAVTSFLDVRFTGLYRDRDSERDFVHAKRLLASPTATLKLGPDTSLTGLLYYQYDQVRGDTNGFLPVYGTLLPNPVGKVSRSTNLGDPSNLYERRQSGAGFEFEHNFSDSVAFHSNAKWSHYSEDTPTGVYGGGGLLNTTDPTLPSYYRTVSRYNFSYREQVSSFAVDNRFSSTFDTGPLKHQLLGGVDYRNVRNVADFGFVGAGTIDLFEPVYAPLADAQPGYPSAFNDQRLRQTGVYGQDHIQLDKLFVTLGGRYDWVKVDDFNADTSRKQHKFTWRAGANYVLDSGVAPYVSYATSFEPVLGTDSLTGNAFKPSTGKQVEAGIKYDGHGMSDDFKIFATAAAFDIKQKNVVSTSPSITPVFGTQSGAVEVYGGEIEVVARIRQQLAINASYSYTHSEVTRNANFDGEVGQPLPTTPKHKFSLFADYTIAQGKLGGLGVGAGGRYTSDSAGSLPGAFNPVVYYGQSATLFDAIVHYDTRDWRLAINGSNILDKRYVARCSGPAGCNFGAGRQVLGTVTRKF from the coding sequence ATGCAGACAGCCACCGCCGACGAGATGATCGTCGTCACCGCACCGCACTATGTCCCCGATGCCAGCGTATCCGCGAACAAGGACAATATTCCCCTCATCGAGACGCCGCAGTCGGTGTCGGTGATCAGCCGCGACCAGATCGACCTGCTCGCCTTCGTCGATGCCCAGCAGGCGGTGCGCTATACCGCCGGTGTGTTCGGCGAGAATTACGGCCCCGACCTGCGCTTCGACTTCCTGACCGTGCGCGGTTTCACTCCGAAGCAGTATATCGATGGCTTGGCAGCCCCGATCTCGACCTCGATCTACTCGGTCGGCGTCGACCTGTATGCATTCGACAGCTTCGAGATCCTCAAGGGCCCGGCCTCGGTCCTGTACGGCAATGCACCCCCGGGCGGCATCTACAACCAGATCAGCCGCCGCGCGTCCGCCGATTTCGGCGGCGAGATCAGCGCCAAATACGGCACCGACGATTACAAGCAGGTCGCCGGCACGGTTACCGGAGCGGTCACCAGCTTCCTCGATGTGCGCTTCACCGGCCTCTACCGCGACCGCGATTCTGAGCGTGATTTCGTCCACGCCAAGCGGCTACTGGCGTCACCGACCGCGACGCTCAAGCTCGGCCCCGACACCAGCCTGACCGGGCTGCTTTACTACCAGTACGACCAGGTCCGCGGCGATACCAACGGCTTCCTGCCGGTCTATGGCACGCTGCTGCCGAACCCGGTCGGCAAGGTCTCGCGCTCGACCAACCTCGGCGATCCGTCGAACCTGTACGAGCGCCGCCAGTCCGGTGCCGGATTCGAGTTCGAGCACAACTTCTCCGACAGCGTTGCCTTCCACTCGAATGCCAAGTGGAGCCATTACAGCGAGGACACGCCCACCGGCGTCTATGGCGGCGGCGGGCTGCTCAACACCACCGACCCGACATTGCCGAGCTATTACCGCACCGTATCACGCTATAACTTCAGCTACCGCGAGCAGGTCAGCAGTTTCGCCGTCGACAACCGCTTCAGTTCGACCTTCGACACCGGCCCGCTGAAGCACCAGCTTCTAGGCGGTGTTGATTATCGCAACGTCCGCAACGTCGCCGACTTCGGCTTCGTCGGGGCCGGGACCATCGACCTGTTCGAGCCGGTCTATGCCCCGCTCGCAGATGCCCAGCCCGGCTACCCGTCCGCCTTCAACGACCAGCGCCTGCGCCAGACCGGCGTCTACGGGCAGGACCACATCCAGCTCGACAAATTGTTCGTGACGCTCGGCGGCCGCTACGACTGGGTCAAGGTCGACGACTTCAACGCCGATACCAGCCGCAAGCAGCACAAGTTCACCTGGCGCGCCGGCGCGAACTACGTCCTCGATTCGGGCGTCGCGCCCTACGTCAGCTACGCGACGTCGTTCGAGCCCGTGCTCGGCACCGACTCGCTTACGGGCAACGCCTTCAAGCCGAGCACCGGCAAGCAGGTCGAGGCCGGCATCAAGTACGACGGCCACGGCATGTCGGACGATTTCAAGATCTTCGCCACTGCCGCCGCCTTCGACATCAAGCAGAAGAACGTCGTCAGCACCTCGCCGTCGATTACCCCGGTGTTCGGCACCCAGAGCGGCGCGGTCGAGGTCTATGGCGGCGAGATCGAGGTCGTCGCGCGCATCCGCCAACAGCTCGCGATCAACGCCTCGTACAGTTACACCCACAGCGAAGTGACCCGGAACGCTAATTTCGACGGCGAAGTAGGGCAACCGCTGCCGACGACACCCAAGCACAAATTCTCGCTGTTTGCCGACTATACGATCGCGCAAGGCAAGCTCGGCGGCCTCGGCGTGGGTGCCGGGGGGCGCTACACCAGCGATAGCGCCGGCAGCCTGCCCGGCGCGTTCAACCCGGTGGTCTATTACGGCCAGTCGGCGACACTGTTCGACGCGATCGTGCATTACGACACGCGGGACTGGCGTTTGGCGATCAACGGCTCCAACATCCTCGACAAGCGCTATGTGGCGCGGTGTTCGGGACCGGCAGGATGCAATTTCGGGGCGGGACGTCAGGTGCTGGGAACCGTGACGCGGAAGTTCTGA
- a CDS encoding tetratricopeptide repeat protein, with product MTRFSAFISYSHADSAVARWLHHSLETFRIPRALVGTPSPFGDIPHRLPPVFRDRDELPASGDLGEELRSALADSRFQVVICSPQSARSKWVNEEILSFKRVHGEGRTLALIASGEPYAGGDLECFPPGLRFRLAADGTLSDVRAEPIAADIRPGKDGRRLALLKIIAGLTGLKLDALARRDAARRQRRLAIVTGLSLGVAVLTIGLAIYADGQRRVAESQRRLADKSLEFLIGTFAIANPATENPKTITALTILDRVSKRASSELAREPAVGAKLLATTGEIYFNLGLPKESERDLRAALALEPAQSEGRALALLKLSTLAYKRGDPKQSLDFIAQANQAYDHDAAYAPSLAAKVAERRAMVDYVAGRYAEAAKRLDGAANLFRALPGDHRSELGGVLMNEAQALVRVRRFAEADRLFAAASALYAAKFGTNHVLTATSIQNRAWADFENGRFAEADAGIGRAVAIYRTVLDDDHPSVAASLILTGRIRTARGDFVGALAALDKARSIYTRLYGPTNSAVGDVDFYAAEASSARGDTDRALRYVSVTKLIYDASYGPKDPDQVELLMLRSRIFARANRPDDARRDCETALKLQILLDPNDDGIIGTRRICAAIGTRRIY from the coding sequence GTGACCCGGTTCTCAGCCTTCATCAGTTACAGCCACGCCGACAGTGCGGTCGCGCGCTGGCTGCACCATTCGCTCGAGACGTTCCGCATACCGCGCGCCTTGGTCGGCACGCCTTCGCCTTTCGGGGACATTCCGCACCGCCTGCCGCCGGTGTTCCGCGACCGCGACGAACTGCCAGCGAGTGGCGATCTCGGCGAGGAATTGCGTTCCGCCCTCGCCGACTCCCGTTTCCAAGTCGTGATCTGCAGCCCCCAGTCGGCCAGGTCGAAGTGGGTCAACGAGGAAATACTGAGCTTCAAGCGGGTCCACGGCGAAGGCCGGACGCTCGCGCTCATTGCATCTGGCGAGCCCTATGCCGGCGGCGATCTCGAGTGCTTCCCGCCCGGATTGCGCTTCCGGCTTGCGGCCGACGGCACGCTCTCCGATGTGCGTGCCGAGCCGATCGCGGCGGACATTCGTCCGGGCAAGGACGGCCGCCGCCTTGCCCTGCTGAAGATCATCGCAGGGCTGACCGGGCTCAAGCTCGATGCGTTGGCACGGCGCGATGCGGCGCGCCGCCAGCGCCGGTTGGCGATCGTGACGGGGCTCTCGCTGGGAGTCGCGGTGCTGACGATCGGCCTGGCGATCTACGCCGACGGCCAACGGCGGGTCGCGGAAAGCCAGCGGCGCCTAGCGGACAAGAGCCTCGAGTTTCTGATCGGCACCTTCGCGATTGCCAATCCCGCGACCGAGAATCCCAAGACCATCACTGCCCTGACCATCCTCGACAGGGTCAGCAAGCGCGCCAGTAGCGAGTTGGCCCGCGAACCCGCGGTCGGTGCGAAGCTGCTGGCGACGACCGGCGAGATTTATTTCAACCTAGGCCTGCCCAAGGAGTCCGAACGCGACCTCCGCGCCGCGCTCGCGCTTGAACCGGCTCAAAGCGAAGGCCGTGCGCTTGCGCTGCTGAAGCTGTCGACGCTCGCCTACAAGCGTGGCGACCCCAAGCAGAGCCTCGACTTCATCGCCCAGGCGAACCAGGCCTATGACCACGATGCCGCTTATGCGCCGAGCCTCGCCGCCAAGGTCGCGGAGCGGCGTGCCATGGTCGATTATGTGGCGGGGCGTTACGCCGAGGCGGCAAAGCGGCTCGACGGCGCGGCCAACTTGTTTCGAGCGCTGCCGGGCGATCACCGTTCCGAACTCGGCGGCGTCCTGATGAACGAGGCGCAGGCGCTGGTCCGGGTCCGGCGTTTTGCGGAGGCCGACAGGCTGTTCGCAGCCGCGAGCGCCCTTTACGCGGCCAAGTTCGGTACCAACCACGTCCTGACGGCGACTTCGATCCAGAACCGTGCCTGGGCCGATTTCGAGAATGGGCGCTTTGCCGAGGCCGACGCCGGGATCGGCCGCGCGGTCGCGATCTATCGCACCGTGCTCGACGACGACCATCCTTCGGTCGCCGCCTCGCTCATACTGACCGGCCGCATCCGGACGGCGCGCGGTGACTTCGTGGGCGCGCTCGCCGCGCTCGACAAGGCGCGCAGCATCTACACGCGGCTCTATGGTCCAACCAATTCAGCGGTCGGTGACGTCGACTTCTACGCGGCCGAAGCATCGTCGGCGCGCGGCGACACCGATCGTGCGCTTCGGTACGTCTCCGTAACTAAGTTGATCTACGATGCTAGCTATGGCCCGAAGGACCCGGACCAGGTCGAGCTATTGATGCTACGTTCGAGGATATTCGCTCGCGCTAATCGACCGGATGATGCGCGTCGTGACTGCGAAACAGCGCTTAAGCTGCAGATTTTGCTAGATCCGAACGACGACGGCATCATCGGGACACGCAGAATCTGTGCCGCGATTGGCACCCGCCGAATATATTAA